One window of the Candidatus Eremiobacterota bacterium genome contains the following:
- a CDS encoding CPBP family intramembrane glutamic endopeptidase → MKRSRVVTILAVTLLAWGALYGYLHVWGEPKVYFLELHKYLVFSAALFLVVLASLFIPSLEKGGEVVAAVLLGVMGYALLEPIYYRFPLLLPGSLQNHSLDIISGDLNYYFIHRSYQYVPLLLMVAVLFSGSPEEGVNFLKAGDWNVITSTINRDRPLPWKRVVIWFSMVTLGLAILALVLRCRMGILMRPMADQLVLFPANILGAINNCFIEELLFRGILLTVFVRILGEKHGNFLQALLFGLVHFPSFNMYHYLAKVLVFTFVGWLFGRAVIETGGLKCNWIMHSAIVISMYIAQTV, encoded by the coding sequence ATGAAAAGAAGCAGAGTAGTGACCATCCTTGCGGTGACCCTTCTGGCCTGGGGTGCTCTCTATGGCTACCTCCATGTCTGGGGGGAGCCCAAGGTGTATTTTCTGGAGCTTCACAAGTACCTTGTATTTTCTGCAGCCCTCTTCCTGGTGGTCCTCGCCTCCCTTTTTATCCCTTCCCTGGAGAAAGGGGGGGAGGTGGTGGCGGCCGTGCTCCTCGGTGTCATGGGCTACGCTCTGCTTGAGCCGATTTATTACCGCTTCCCGCTTCTTCTCCCCGGAAGCCTGCAGAATCATTCCCTTGACATCATCTCGGGTGATCTGAATTATTACTTTATCCACAGGAGCTACCAGTATGTTCCCCTCCTTCTCATGGTGGCGGTGCTCTTTTCAGGATCGCCTGAAGAAGGGGTCAATTTCCTGAAAGCGGGTGACTGGAATGTCATTACCTCCACCATCAACAGGGACCGCCCCCTCCCCTGGAAGAGAGTGGTAATCTGGTTCTCAATGGTGACACTGGGGCTTGCCATACTGGCTCTTGTGCTGAGGTGCAGAATGGGAATCCTCATGAGGCCCATGGCGGATCAGCTCGTGCTCTTTCCCGCAAACATCCTGGGAGCCATCAATAACTGCTTCATTGAAGAGCTTCTTTTCAGAGGTATTCTTCTTACCGTTTTTGTCCGGATCCTGGGAGAGAAGCATGGCAACTTCCTGCAGGCCCTTCTCTTCGGCCTTGTTCACTTTCCCTCCTTTAACATGTATCATTATCTGGCGAAGGTCCTTGTCTTCACCTTCGTGGGGTGGCTTTTTGGACGGGCCGTCATAGAAACGGGGGGACTCAAGTGCAACTGGATCATGCACTCCGCCATCGTCATTTCCATGTATATCGCTCAGACTGTATAG
- a CDS encoding DnaJ domain-containing protein, which translates to MAVTKDLYMILGVPPIASAEEVRKAYRQLSKKYHPDLNPDAKLYSDDKMKELVEAYNLLNDNEKRKEYSKQPQFQVRKTQKHGRRAVPTQSAPSKSTSYDREPSLLERILSPFMKQKDPEGNVVKVDYKESDVHFTLALTMSDNESFFDQARNEFKTALRFDPACLEALYNYALMCYKLGEFDDARVHFQKYLTMEKDDAQAKKMLSLLRDDY; encoded by the coding sequence ATGGCTGTCACAAAAGATCTCTATATGATTCTGGGCGTGCCGCCCATTGCGAGCGCTGAAGAGGTTCGCAAAGCATATCGGCAGCTCTCCAAGAAATACCACCCCGATCTCAACCCCGATGCCAAGCTTTACTCCGACGACAAGATGAAGGAGCTCGTGGAGGCTTATAACCTGCTCAACGACAATGAAAAGAGAAAGGAATACAGCAAGCAGCCTCAATTTCAGGTGCGAAAAACCCAGAAGCATGGAAGAAGGGCTGTCCCCACCCAGAGCGCGCCCTCAAAAAGCACCTCGTACGACCGCGAGCCTTCGCTCCTTGAGAGAATATTGTCGCCGTTCATGAAGCAGAAGGACCCGGAAGGAAATGTCGTGAAGGTTGATTATAAGGAATCAGACGTTCATTTCACCCTTGCCCTCACCATGTCTGACAATGAATCATTCTTTGACCAGGCCAGGAACGAGTTCAAAACGGCGCTGCGCTTTGATCCGGCCTGCCTTGAAGCTCTTTACAACTACGCCCTCATGTGCTACAAGCTCGGAGAATTCGACGATGCGAGAGTCCACTTCCAGAAATACCTCACCATGGAAAAAGATGACGCCCAGGCAAAAAAAATGCTGAGCCTCCTGAGAGATGACTATTAG
- a CDS encoding tetratricopeptide repeat protein: MRCPVCEEEREQSHTFCFTCGAALQKGQHRHITPEEAQRLLEISFGFEINNLINQAIEAYEAILEVSPHYADVHFKLAVAYEAAGRIGKAISEYKKAINVNPQYVNAHRKLGELYSDEGFFDDAINEFSTVLKIKQKHFYADVHNNLGVALERASRYKLAMKHYQKAIEINPNYNRAHFNLGNVYCALDLFDKGVEEYRLALDTNPRDALCLNNLGIALATQGRLEEARDVLRKAIAIQPNYARAHRNLGNVYFDLRDLERAKYSYEQAIQLDPSDARTEELLNSLK, translated from the coding sequence ATGAGATGCCCTGTCTGTGAAGAAGAGAGAGAGCAAAGCCACACATTCTGTTTCACCTGCGGCGCTGCACTTCAGAAAGGGCAGCATCGCCATATCACCCCCGAGGAGGCGCAGCGGCTTCTTGAGATATCATTCGGCTTCGAAATCAACAACCTTATCAACCAGGCGATAGAAGCCTACGAGGCGATTCTGGAGGTGAGCCCCCATTATGCCGACGTGCATTTCAAGCTCGCCGTGGCATATGAGGCTGCAGGGCGCATCGGGAAAGCAATTTCAGAATACAAGAAGGCAATCAATGTAAACCCGCAGTATGTGAATGCCCACAGGAAGCTGGGTGAATTATACAGTGATGAGGGTTTCTTCGATGACGCAATAAATGAGTTCAGTACAGTGCTGAAAATCAAGCAGAAGCATTTCTATGCCGATGTGCATAACAACCTTGGCGTGGCACTTGAAAGAGCGAGCCGTTACAAGCTCGCGATGAAGCACTACCAGAAAGCCATCGAAATAAACCCCAATTATAACAGGGCCCATTTTAACCTGGGAAACGTTTACTGCGCCCTCGATCTCTTTGACAAGGGCGTCGAGGAATACCGGCTGGCCCTTGACACAAATCCTCGGGACGCACTCTGCCTCAATAACCTGGGAATCGCCCTCGCCACCCAGGGAAGGCTCGAGGAGGCCCGCGATGTCCTGCGCAAGGCAATTGCCATTCAGCCCAACTATGCCCGGGCTCACCGTAACCTTGGCAATGTCTATTTTGATCTAAGGGACCTGGAGAGGGCAAAGTATTCATATGAACAGGCGATCCAGCTTGATCCCTCCGATGCAAGAACAGAGGAGCTGCTCAATTCATTAAAATAG
- a CDS encoding GNAT family N-acetyltransferase, whose translation MFGLFSFGKKKSPVAEGKRLNLRPVAARDYRVLLTWFQDIELMEYAFGLTVEHDVINRIAMEYYHDLMTSPHNAYSIETKGGLLIGFIRFTVRTEGDHYGRIGILIGERNFWGKGYGTEALKLALEVLFTEKKLGYIELDTAQFNSRAQRCFEKCGFRKMGELTEVNFLTGEVAHKVWMKITREEFYAPRSGDLKAP comes from the coding sequence ATGTTCGGACTTTTCTCTTTCGGAAAAAAGAAATCACCTGTGGCCGAGGGAAAGAGGCTCAATCTCCGCCCCGTAGCCGCAAGGGATTACCGGGTCCTCCTCACGTGGTTCCAGGACATTGAGCTTATGGAATATGCCTTTGGCCTCACCGTTGAGCATGACGTGATCAACCGCATTGCCATGGAATACTACCACGACCTCATGACGTCGCCGCACAATGCCTACAGCATAGAAACCAAAGGGGGGCTTCTGATAGGGTTCATCCGTTTTACCGTGAGAACGGAGGGTGACCACTACGGAAGGATAGGCATACTCATCGGCGAGAGAAATTTCTGGGGGAAAGGCTATGGGACAGAGGCGCTCAAGCTTGCACTTGAAGTGCTTTTCACTGAAAAAAAGCTCGGTTATATTGAGCTTGACACCGCCCAGTTCAACTCGAGGGCCCAGCGCTGTTTCGAGAAGTGCGGCTTCAGGAAAATGGGGGAGCTTACGGAGGTGAATTTTCTCACCGGTGAGGTCGCTCACAAGGTGTGGATGAAGATAACCAGGGAGGAGTTCTATGCGCCCAGGAGTGGTGATCTGAAGGCGCCATAA
- a CDS encoding DUF3352 domain-containing protein, producing the protein MSAEEAARKPKVSRRGAAFLLVIAAVCAGLLLLYRQRELTLADPLTMLPASSRLVISIDAVPLLSPGKNLEEYYSRWKNTDGYRFLAQALKLKWKLDLDSDFLSWAGPRIAMASNVLDESPHKSFLKWKEKMPRLIIAASIRDGNQAKKVIEKLEKRYRDTSSVTHIPYRGADIFSPDLRTGPHFCIYRHFLIIADSIDDLQKAIDAGLDRKSALASDRAFRESCATLPSPRFVTAFCNLGREKLSSDHSSWCLGAIKKKEGIVIDSVLKDDKTSPGASRGGDNDVEIFSMPRALPESTSFFLVLNSRKLLSIEDALPGAREKRTLSKALRILAVKLRMPMLEGLSPKMNGEIGISIDIGSMLSTSLIESISGRGTAPKLSPENLPGILTLGFREKISGSLPSLLDEAPLSTLQTYKDHTIYSRKNVLVTPLDTLLCISLDGTLPHLELLIDTYLKSRPSIAGLNGFKVLSEGVTGGDLLCGYLKLDELEAALKLYSFVKPELKKLVELIGPYRAIWLKMTGEASLIRTRVFLEYHSE; encoded by the coding sequence ATGAGCGCTGAAGAAGCGGCAAGGAAACCGAAGGTATCAAGGAGAGGAGCGGCCTTTCTGCTGGTTATTGCCGCCGTGTGCGCCGGACTGCTCCTTCTTTACCGCCAGAGAGAGCTTACCCTGGCCGATCCGCTCACCATGCTTCCTGCGTCATCGAGGCTTGTCATCTCCATCGATGCCGTTCCTCTTCTCTCCCCCGGGAAAAACCTCGAGGAATATTACAGCAGGTGGAAAAACACCGACGGATACCGGTTTCTGGCGCAAGCTCTGAAGCTCAAATGGAAGCTTGATCTGGACAGCGACTTCCTGAGCTGGGCCGGGCCCAGGATTGCCATGGCATCCAACGTGCTCGATGAAAGCCCCCACAAATCCTTTCTGAAATGGAAGGAAAAAATGCCGCGCCTCATCATTGCCGCCTCGATAAGAGACGGCAATCAGGCGAAAAAAGTCATTGAGAAGCTTGAAAAGCGCTACAGGGATACCTCATCGGTAACCCATATCCCTTACAGGGGCGCCGACATTTTTTCGCCTGACCTGAGAACAGGACCTCACTTCTGCATATACAGGCACTTCCTCATCATCGCCGACAGCATTGACGACCTTCAAAAGGCCATTGACGCCGGTCTTGACAGGAAGAGCGCCCTGGCTTCCGACAGGGCCTTCAGGGAGAGCTGCGCCACTCTTCCGTCACCCCGTTTCGTCACCGCCTTCTGCAACCTCGGGAGGGAAAAGCTCTCCAGTGACCATAGCTCCTGGTGCCTCGGAGCTATAAAGAAAAAGGAGGGAATTGTCATTGACAGCGTCCTGAAAGATGACAAGACCTCACCGGGGGCTTCCCGGGGCGGTGACAATGACGTGGAAATCTTCTCCATGCCCCGCGCGCTCCCCGAGAGCACCTCGTTCTTCCTTGTGCTGAACAGCAGAAAACTCCTCTCCATTGAGGATGCCCTCCCGGGAGCAAGGGAAAAAAGGACCCTCAGCAAAGCCCTGAGAATCCTTGCCGTAAAGCTCAGGATGCCTATGCTGGAGGGACTCTCGCCGAAAATGAATGGTGAGATCGGGATTTCCATCGATATCGGCTCCATGCTCTCAACAAGCCTCATTGAAAGCATCTCAGGCCGGGGCACGGCGCCGAAGCTCTCGCCGGAAAACCTTCCCGGTATCCTCACCTTGGGATTCAGGGAGAAAATCAGCGGCTCCCTTCCTTCCCTCCTCGATGAGGCCCCTCTCAGCACCCTTCAGACTTACAAGGACCATACCATATACTCAAGAAAAAATGTCCTTGTGACTCCGCTGGACACCCTCCTCTGCATATCCCTTGACGGCACGCTCCCTCACCTTGAGCTTCTCATTGACACCTACCTGAAAAGCAGGCCCTCCATTGCAGGCTTGAATGGCTTTAAGGTGCTCTCGGAGGGAGTGACAGGGGGAGACCTGCTCTGCGGCTACCTGAAGCTTGATGAACTGGAGGCGGCATTAAAACTCTACAGCTTTGTGAAACCTGAGCTGAAAAAGCTCGTCGAACTCATCGGCCCTTACAGGGCCATCTGGCTGAAAATGACCGGCGAGGCCTCTCTTATCAGGACAAGAGTGTTCCTGGAATACCATTCCGAGTGA
- a CDS encoding serine/threonine-protein kinase has product MKEDLAEGHKLQGDRYEIVRLLGKSEYSKVYIAKDLKMLKSRIIKEVIFPENPGDRKKCIDYFQNEAKQVMLLKHSTLPRYFDYFEENESNFLVREFVEGKTLDQLLAKTPGAIPEKQFYAWASQICDIFIYLHNQSPPLFFGGLRPENLLITPMGKIRVMDFGNDRFFTPDLRKPILKKFAPEYLAPEVLEGEEISLKSDVYNLGALIYTILTGLRPGTPPLPFQTKSQEKPEYFRNFEDPVRKALSQTKDARYHSAAEFKRQLLGEEASLGGPQLDIDTPELNYIDIPEGRMVQGSFNIKNAGGGVLAGRITADVTWVRVFPEYFNQNSQSVEFTVHTNDLPEGTTHTAVITITTPTEIKKVPIEIGLHEKTVKSTLNLGALLASIFLPLINGIIMLIYHNHVILKTQQQILKLLSVSSPSSIDQAALQALTIPSWITDEIHFFNSLFICFALLCPVYLNLLYQTLDQENQKKLSTPILFLMLVPSLFAYMGATLSPFLPDKAFLLHSGLKDLSLSVLLNYFLIINGYAFVYYMFHLIPSMREFVKRVSILNLFLLLILITGFALVILMSWGKMVSPLFRIISILVFILTAMLCSRSQNDLRREE; this is encoded by the coding sequence ATGAAAGAAGATTTAGCAGAAGGCCATAAATTACAGGGCGACCGCTATGAGATAGTCCGCCTGCTGGGGAAGTCGGAATACAGCAAGGTCTATATCGCCAAGGACCTCAAGATGCTCAAGTCACGGATCATCAAAGAGGTCATATTCCCCGAGAATCCCGGCGACCGCAAGAAATGCATAGACTATTTTCAGAATGAAGCGAAACAGGTGATGCTCCTCAAGCACTCGACGCTCCCGCGGTATTTTGATTACTTTGAGGAAAACGAGAGCAACTTCCTGGTGAGGGAGTTTGTCGAGGGGAAAACGCTGGATCAGCTCCTTGCCAAGACACCGGGCGCGATTCCGGAAAAACAGTTTTATGCCTGGGCATCACAGATCTGCGACATCTTCATATACCTTCACAACCAGTCTCCGCCCCTCTTCTTCGGGGGCCTGAGGCCCGAAAACCTCCTGATCACCCCCATGGGAAAAATCCGCGTGATGGATTTCGGGAATGACAGGTTTTTTACTCCTGACCTGAGAAAGCCGATCCTGAAAAAATTCGCTCCTGAGTACCTCGCCCCTGAAGTCCTTGAAGGGGAGGAGATTTCCCTCAAGAGCGATGTCTATAACCTGGGCGCCCTCATCTACACGATCCTCACAGGCCTTCGCCCTGGAACACCGCCGCTCCCCTTCCAGACCAAGTCCCAGGAAAAGCCCGAGTACTTCAGAAATTTTGAGGACCCCGTCAGGAAGGCCCTGTCGCAGACAAAAGATGCCCGCTACCACTCCGCCGCAGAATTCAAAAGGCAGCTCCTGGGTGAGGAGGCAAGTCTTGGAGGGCCCCAGCTGGATATTGATACTCCCGAGCTGAACTACATAGACATCCCTGAAGGAAGGATGGTGCAGGGAAGCTTTAATATCAAGAATGCAGGCGGAGGAGTGCTTGCAGGGCGGATCACCGCCGATGTGACGTGGGTGAGGGTTTTCCCGGAATACTTCAACCAGAACAGCCAGTCCGTCGAGTTCACTGTCCATACCAACGATCTCCCCGAAGGCACGACCCACACCGCGGTGATCACCATCACCACCCCTACGGAGATAAAAAAAGTCCCCATTGAAATCGGGCTTCATGAAAAGACGGTCAAGTCAACCCTTAACCTGGGCGCGCTCCTCGCGTCAATATTTCTTCCCCTCATCAACGGGATTATCATGCTGATCTACCATAACCACGTTATTTTGAAAACCCAGCAGCAGATCCTGAAGCTCCTCTCCGTCTCCTCGCCTTCCTCTATAGACCAGGCAGCCCTCCAGGCCCTCACGATCCCCTCGTGGATTACCGATGAGATACACTTTTTCAACAGCCTTTTTATCTGTTTTGCCCTTTTGTGCCCTGTCTACCTCAACCTTCTGTACCAGACCCTTGATCAGGAGAATCAGAAAAAGCTTTCGACCCCGATCCTTTTCCTGATGCTCGTGCCCTCGCTCTTTGCCTATATGGGTGCGACACTGTCGCCCTTTCTCCCGGACAAGGCATTCCTGCTTCACAGCGGGCTCAAGGATCTGAGCCTGAGCGTCCTTCTGAACTACTTCCTGATCATCAACGGATATGCCTTCGTGTACTATATGTTCCACCTTATCCCCTCAATGCGGGAATTCGTGAAAAGAGTATCTATCCTCAACCTTTTCCTTCTTTTGATTCTCATCACCGGCTTCGCCTTGGTCATCCTGATGTCATGGGGAAAAATGGTGAGCCCCCTCTTCCGCATCATTTCAATCCTGGTGTTTATCCTGACCGCGATGCTCTGCTCCAGATCCCAGAACGATCTACGCAGAGAGGAATAG
- the glyA gene encoding serine hydroxymethyltransferase, with the protein MFRDLCSFDPDIAQLILKETERQAETVNLIASENFISEAVLGAQGSILSNKYAEGYPHDRYYAGCSYYDEIEKEAIKRACGLFSAEHANLQPHSGSQANMAVYFASLSYGDTIMGMSLNQGGHLTHGSPRNFSGKLYRFVSYSVNRETELIDYEEVRSLAREHRPRLIVAGATVYPREIDFSRFREIADEVGALLMVDMAHIAGLIASGVHMNPCRHADFVSSSTHKTLRGPRGGMILSKASWKKKIDAAVFPGLQGGPLMHVIAAKAVAFKEAATGEFRSYCAQIVKNAKKLASSLQERGFRLVSGGTDNHLMLIDLTSKKVTGIEAQEALQDAGIITNRNCIPFDSLGPKTAGGIRLGTPAITTRGMKEEEMEFIADCIYEVIEKRGDEAAKAAIREKVRELCKGFPLYEEKILAQKVVCEEQGVVTQKKA; encoded by the coding sequence ATGTTCAGAGACCTATGCAGCTTTGACCCTGATATTGCCCAGCTTATCCTGAAGGAAACGGAGCGGCAGGCAGAGACAGTGAACCTCATTGCGTCGGAAAACTTCATCAGCGAGGCGGTGCTCGGAGCCCAGGGCTCCATACTCTCCAACAAGTATGCGGAAGGCTATCCTCATGACCGCTATTACGCGGGCTGTTCCTATTATGACGAGATAGAGAAGGAAGCCATAAAGAGGGCCTGCGGTCTATTCTCGGCCGAGCATGCCAACCTTCAGCCTCACTCGGGCTCCCAGGCCAACATGGCCGTCTATTTTGCCTCGCTCTCTTACGGTGACACCATAATGGGGATGAGCCTCAACCAGGGGGGCCACCTTACCCATGGGAGCCCGCGGAATTTCTCCGGGAAGCTCTACCGTTTTGTCTCATACTCGGTGAACAGGGAGACGGAGCTCATAGATTACGAAGAGGTGAGAAGCCTCGCGCGGGAGCACAGGCCCAGGCTCATAGTGGCAGGCGCCACAGTCTATCCCAGGGAAATCGACTTTTCCCGGTTCAGGGAGATTGCCGACGAGGTGGGAGCCCTTCTCATGGTTGATATGGCACATATTGCAGGGCTTATAGCGTCAGGGGTTCATATGAACCCCTGCAGGCATGCCGATTTTGTCTCGTCAAGCACCCATAAGACTCTCCGCGGTCCACGGGGAGGGATGATCCTGAGCAAGGCATCGTGGAAGAAAAAAATTGATGCCGCCGTGTTTCCCGGCCTTCAGGGCGGCCCTCTCATGCATGTCATCGCGGCAAAGGCCGTGGCTTTCAAAGAGGCGGCTACCGGGGAATTCAGAAGCTACTGTGCCCAGATTGTGAAGAATGCGAAAAAGCTCGCCTCATCCCTTCAGGAGAGGGGATTCCGCCTCGTAAGCGGCGGCACGGACAACCACCTGATGCTTATTGACCTCACCAGCAAGAAGGTGACCGGCATTGAAGCCCAGGAGGCCCTCCAGGATGCCGGTATCATCACCAACAGAAACTGTATCCCCTTTGATTCCCTGGGGCCGAAGACTGCAGGCGGAATCCGGCTCGGCACACCCGCCATCACCACCAGGGGCATGAAGGAGGAGGAGATGGAGTTTATCGCCGACTGTATCTACGAGGTCATTGAGAAAAGGGGAGATGAGGCGGCAAAGGCGGCCATCAGGGAGAAAGTCCGGGAGCTCTGCAAGGGCTTCCCTCTCTACGAGGAGAAAATTCTCGCCCAGAAGGTGGTCTGCGAGGAGCAGGGCGTGGTGACACAGAAGAAAGCATAA
- a CDS encoding VWA domain-containing protein, producing MKFIGFTNPLMLLLLIGIVPLWLWSARSQADLSALRKKISLAVRIVIYACLVLALAGMRIYLPTDELSVVFLVDDTESAPENHRAFAHRFIEESIGHARAKDGIQVALFGEDAYLDQVIDASRKVVTLSTLVRREHTDISQAVNFARALFPEGVAKRIVLVSDGNETIGKAGEEGGLSGIRNTELWTVPYPSEKKQEVLVKRIDLPETCTINEPFELRVAVESTAAAEIKMKVFMNGTMRAHESLSLHPGENIFFLTQKVSKAGTCSFEVLIEPEEDSIVKNNRATAIAFVKGTPKVLYLSENNPGPVAGLLADAGMKVECGDARTLPIRLEDFHDYNTLIFSNLSALSLSEKQMRLVKSYVNDMGGGFLMIGGKNSFGIGGYYDTPVEEVLPVTMDVRKKKMLPQAAIVLVIDKSGSMSEAQGGVEKVVLAREAAIATIEMVNARDSIGVIAFDSASKWITRLSPAKHRDKMIENVATIRAGGGTNLYPPLESAINELDRSQAALKHIIVLSDGRTESGDFLTLVKRANTRKITLTTVAIGSDADIEFLRGLAEKGKGRAYYTDDASLLPRIFVKDTFIASRSAVVEEPFRPLLRESHQAFSGIDFSQIPGMAGYCLSTEKPTSTVVLVSHKNDPILALGRSGLGKSAAFTSDEGEHWAPSLFTWEGSRPFWLQLVRWTFPSVESGNYSVALSHEGEKCTIRLEAQDEEGEYLNFLEFSARVITPDLSPLDASLHQVGPGAYEGSFKALASGSYIVNIREKGGGGKTCALSIPYSPEYRDYNPNTFLLHRLAESTGGRYNPKPAEIFTHPRKKAHRAVEIWETLLLSALLLFPLDVGLRRVSLPRGWLQGLLKSMGTPRKPHERSESLETIEALKIGKKKLRDRYKGTTLGRDDLIETPREESLPRQAELAPPAPETPATG from the coding sequence ATGAAGTTCATCGGATTCACCAATCCCCTCATGCTCCTCCTGCTCATAGGCATCGTTCCCCTCTGGCTCTGGAGCGCCCGTTCCCAGGCAGATCTCTCGGCGCTGAGGAAAAAAATTTCCCTGGCAGTGAGAATTGTCATCTACGCATGCCTTGTCCTGGCCCTGGCAGGCATGAGGATTTACCTCCCCACCGACGAGCTTTCGGTGGTATTCCTTGTCGATGACACGGAGAGCGCCCCCGAGAACCACAGGGCCTTCGCCCACAGGTTCATCGAGGAGAGCATCGGCCACGCAAGGGCCAAGGACGGCATACAGGTTGCCCTTTTCGGAGAAGATGCCTATCTTGACCAGGTCATCGATGCCTCAAGAAAGGTGGTCACCCTCTCCACCCTGGTGAGGAGGGAGCACACCGACATATCACAGGCCGTCAACTTTGCCCGGGCACTCTTCCCCGAGGGTGTGGCAAAAAGAATCGTCCTTGTGAGCGATGGGAATGAGACTATCGGCAAGGCTGGCGAGGAGGGAGGCCTCTCGGGCATAAGGAACACTGAGCTCTGGACCGTTCCCTACCCGTCTGAGAAAAAACAGGAGGTTCTGGTAAAGAGGATCGATCTTCCCGAGACCTGCACTATCAATGAGCCCTTTGAGCTCAGGGTTGCCGTGGAGAGCACCGCGGCGGCAGAAATCAAGATGAAGGTCTTCATGAACGGCACGATGAGAGCCCATGAAAGCCTGAGTCTCCACCCCGGTGAGAACATCTTTTTCCTCACTCAGAAAGTGAGCAAGGCCGGCACCTGTTCCTTCGAGGTTCTCATAGAGCCGGAAGAGGACTCTATCGTGAAAAATAACCGCGCCACGGCAATCGCCTTTGTCAAGGGAACGCCCAAGGTGCTCTATCTTTCAGAGAATAATCCGGGACCTGTAGCGGGACTCCTTGCTGACGCCGGCATGAAGGTGGAATGCGGGGATGCCCGCACTCTTCCCATAAGGCTCGAGGATTTTCACGATTATAACACCCTCATATTCAGCAATCTCTCTGCCCTGAGCCTCTCAGAGAAGCAGATGCGTCTCGTGAAAAGCTACGTCAACGACATGGGCGGCGGCTTTCTCATGATCGGGGGGAAGAACAGCTTTGGAATAGGCGGCTACTACGACACGCCCGTGGAAGAGGTGCTTCCTGTCACGATGGATGTGAGGAAAAAAAAGATGCTTCCTCAGGCAGCCATCGTGCTGGTCATTGACAAATCGGGAAGCATGAGCGAAGCGCAGGGCGGCGTGGAGAAAGTGGTCCTCGCAAGAGAGGCGGCAATCGCCACCATAGAGATGGTGAATGCCCGGGACAGCATCGGGGTAATAGCCTTCGACTCGGCCTCCAAATGGATCACGCGCCTCTCACCGGCAAAACACAGGGACAAGATGATAGAAAATGTTGCCACCATCAGAGCCGGGGGAGGCACAAACCTCTATCCCCCGCTGGAGAGCGCCATCAACGAGCTCGACCGCTCCCAGGCGGCCCTCAAGCATATCATCGTCCTCTCCGACGGCAGGACAGAGTCGGGAGACTTCCTGACCCTGGTCAAGAGGGCCAACACCCGGAAAATCACTCTCACCACGGTGGCAATAGGGAGCGATGCCGATATAGAGTTCCTCAGGGGGCTGGCGGAAAAGGGAAAGGGGCGGGCGTACTACACGGACGATGCCAGCCTTCTGCCCAGGATATTCGTCAAGGATACCTTTATCGCTTCACGGTCCGCCGTGGTGGAGGAGCCCTTCAGGCCCCTGCTGAGAGAATCACACCAGGCTTTTTCCGGCATTGATTTCTCGCAGATTCCGGGCATGGCGGGATATTGCCTTTCGACGGAAAAACCCACCTCCACCGTGGTCCTCGTATCGCACAAGAATGACCCCATACTTGCCCTTGGAAGGAGCGGTCTCGGGAAATCAGCGGCATTCACCAGCGATGAGGGAGAGCACTGGGCCCCCTCCCTCTTCACATGGGAGGGAAGCCGCCCCTTCTGGCTCCAGCTGGTGCGCTGGACATTCCCCTCGGTGGAGAGCGGCAATTATTCAGTAGCGCTCAGCCACGAGGGAGAAAAATGCACCATAAGGCTTGAAGCCCAGGATGAAGAGGGAGAGTACCTCAATTTCCTTGAGTTTTCAGCACGGGTCATCACTCCCGATCTCTCACCCCTCGATGCAAGCCTCCATCAGGTGGGGCCCGGCGCGTATGAAGGCAGCTTCAAAGCTCTTGCGTCAGGCAGCTATATAGTGAACATCAGGGAAAAAGGGGGGGGCGGAAAAACCTGTGCCCTCTCGATTCCCTATTCACCGGAATACAGGGATTACAACCCTAACACCTTTCTGCTTCATCGTCTTGCAGAGTCAACAGGAGGCCGCTACAATCCAAAGCCGGCAGAGATTTTCACCCACCCCCGGAAAAAGGCCCACAGGGCCGTGGAGATATGGGAGACCCTCCTCCTCTCTGCCCTGCTTCTTTTCCCTCTTGACGTGGGCCTGAGAAGAGTCTCCCTTCCCAGGGGATGGCTCCAGGGGCTCCTGAAAAGCATGGGAACCCCGAGAAAGCCCCATGAGCGCTCTGAAAGCCTTGAGACTATCGAGGCCCTTAAAATAGGGAAGAAAAAGCTCAGAGACCGCTACAAGGGCACCACGCTCGGCAGGGACGACCTGATAGAGACTCCCAGGGAGGAATCCCTGCCCCGGCAGGCAGAGCTGGCACCTCCAGCGCCTGAGACTCCCGCGACCGGG